The genomic stretch ATGTAGGAAATCTTGTACAGGTTAAAGTACAAAAAGATAGAGCAGATGCCATAACATTGCTTTCGCTTGACAGTCCTGAAATTGAAAGAGTACAGGGAATAATCTCAAGAATAACAAAGGACAGAATTGTACTCAGTCAAAACGGACAGCTAACAGAGTATCTTCTTTCACCAGATACAGTCTACATTGACAAAGGTGATTTTTCAAGAGTTCTTTCAAAGAATGATTTTTATGAAGGTATGAAAGTTTTAGCAGGCACAGTTTGCGGGTATCTGCAGTATCTTAGCACCACATATGATGAGAAATCTGAAGATATAGTTTCGGGTATTTTGCACGAGGTAGATTCAAACTTGGGGTATCTTGAGATTTACAACCAACAAGGTGAAAAAAAGAGTTACAGATTTTCAAAAAAGCTTGGGCTAAAAGTGAAAAAGGATGGTCAAAATTCGTCATTAGATAGCCTTTTGCCAGGCGATGTTGTTTTCCTGTATTTTAACGGCGATTTTGTACGTACAGTCACAGCAAGTTCAAACCTGCAGCAGAAGGTTGCAAAGATTGAAAATGTTGTAAGAAACCTTACAAGCGGTCTTCCCCAAAAAATAATTGTCAATATAGATGGAAGAATATATGGACCATATGAAATAAATAGCGATGTTGAGGTTATAAAAAATGGCATTCCTGCAGCTTTAAAGGATATTATGCCAGGTCAGTATGTGAAGCTCACAGGAAGCTTCTTTGGAAACTCAGCGTACATCCGCAGAATAGAGATATCAGGGAATGAATATGTAAAAAATATCTACATCGCAAAAGGGACGGTCAATGGAAATGTTTTATATCTTTCTGACATCCAGATTTTAAGAAACAACGCATTTGAACCGCTGTATACATGGCTTTCTTTCCAGATTCCGTCTGATTTGAAATTCATTTTAGATGGCAGCTCTCTTGCCCCACTTTCTAAGTTGCAAAACTTACCTGTTGTAGTTGTAACAAAGGAAAGATTTTCACAGGAGGTTTTGGACACCATTGTGGCAATATCAAGAGGTTCTTTTACCAAGATACAGGGCGAGGTGAGCATGACATCTTCAAATTCGGTGGTGATATCTGGAAATAGGTATTCAATAGGAAACAAAACGTACACCGTTGCAAACGGGCTTTTGATCCCTGCAAGCTTCAAAGTTGGGGATGAAATAATTGGTATTGCAAGCCAAGGAAGCCTTATTTTAGCAAAGCAACAGGAAGGTATTTCAAAACCCATATTTGTTCGAGGGCAGGTACAAGACATTTCAGAGCTTGAATACATCACTGTGAAAGACTATGTCTATTTAGATGGTCAGAGAGGATGGCAATATGTTCCGAGCAAGCTAACTCTTTTTTATGATACACAGACAGTTTTGTGTGATGTATATGGACTTAGCAGTCCGAAAGAGATATTGAATCTGAAAAACAAGAGTGTGTATATCATTCATAATGGCAAATACGCAAATGTTATAATTGATACAAGCTTTGGTGGATACATTGTTACAGGCGTGGTTGGCAAGGACATGAAGATTCTAAATGCCCAGTACAACGATATGATGACCCAGACATGGAACAGAATTGATAAAAGTTTTGTCCTTGATACCACACAAACAATTTTGCTGGACGCGAATGGGAATTTGAGATCTGAAGCGCTCCAGTTTGGTGACAGGGTTTTGTTGCTTGTCCCTCAGAACAGTTTTGACCTGTCAAAGTCAAGTATGTCACCTGCAGTTGTACTTGTAAACTACTAAAAATTTTTTACTATAAAAGGGGGATGTTTAGAGATTGTTAAAAAGATTTTTGATAACAGTAGTACTGGTACTGAGTATTGCTTTTATTATAAGCTGGCAGGTTGTTTTTTGTGAAGAAGGATATTTGGGATACGAAGGTGGAATTTCAGCATACAAAGACCCTGACCCAAAAAAGACAAAGATTGAATACCATGAATATACATTTATAACAGGAAAACCTATTCTTCTTTTTGGTACTGTGGATGCAAAGATAAAAAGGGCAGCAAATAATGAGACTCTTTCTTACAATTATGACCTTAGAGATTCTTCTGGGAAAATCTCAGTAAAAAGAACTGTAAGTTTAAAAGGTACCTTGACAAAGCTTCAAAATGGGAGTATAACAAAGGAGTATACTGTTGGCGGTTATAAAGAAACCATTACTGTGGACAGTGCTACTTACAATCTTCAGAGCTATTCATTTTCAAAGTCTACTGCAGTTGATGCAAACCCGGCTGTGAGCTTTTTTCAGGGTCAGTGGACGCTTGAAAAGATTTATGATAAAGGACTGAAGATTACTATAGAAGGTAAAAACTATGGGTATGATGGGTACTGGGGATCTGGCGAGTTTCAAAAAATAACCCAGAGGATAGAAACATCTTCATGGTTTGCAAATATCAACTATAATATAGCTCTTGTACAGAAGACCATTTTGGAATTTCAACAGAATAATCTTCCATCAAGTATTCCAGGTACATACGTTCTAAAGTCTAAGGTGGAAGGTAATTTCATAGCTATGTATGACCTTCCGACATTTACAAAGACAGGAGAAGTTTTGACAATAAGACAGAGGGGTAAAGTGGAAAAAAATGTTGAGAAAAACCCGGTTATCAAGATGGCAATTGCGCCTACTCTTCCAAAAGTGAAAGGGTATGAGTACGAAGATGCGGTGAACACTTGCTTTGCTTTTGGAGGGTTTGACAGTGCTTTAGATTTTAATCCCACAGAGTATATAACCCGTGCTCAGTTTGCCAAGCTTTTGATGGATTCGCTTAACATATATTCAAACTATTACAATCCAAGGACAGTGCAAAAAAAGTCAATATACAAGGATGTGCCGCTCAATCACAAGTATTATGGGTACATATACGCAGTTACAAAGGCAGGGCTTATGAGAGGCAAAAGTGCTGAATATTTTAAGCCGGAAGACTATATGACAAGGGCGGAGGCGGCTGTTGTCATTTCAAAGGTGCTGGGTTTTGACAAAAAGGTAACCCAGCCAATCACCCAGACAGACTACCTTGATGATGAAAGCATTCCTGTTTGGGCAAAGGATGCTGTTAAAGTACTAAAAGAT from Caldicellulosiruptor kronotskyensis 2002 encodes the following:
- a CDS encoding S-layer homology domain-containing protein; its protein translation is MIKNKMRIITLYRLINWVVLILFFLMLISANIQAAQEYVASSSYSKATKNIQIVNLPQNAITRDSFLFLSALGFFNTVARPKINPSDTLSKEEALSVILSSVGKQQDAFVRAEKLELKRPSGQKLVKPYNYLYLGYIQLAYDMKILSKKEYQDAMTQVQPSEKEHEKMTKQLIKKNDDTIAKAVYEGRPYSYDDLIFVRSAPATRQEVCLWVVKAFKIPIIYENLAKTYPDYDRIDSKFLSSINTLLKNGVLIGRSDGYLHPDDYITYEELAFILGSLKPNILSANGLKEVRLEVKDIRKFNSDKMVLVCEDDNRNDVNITVNPGKQDFGVITDGNFLASSYLQRGDYVAFYVNSKNEVVLASILQRPGQENIKGVISRIDAKKMIFSVKLPDGNVYNLSLSPKATIYDSNSGKSLDFSELNVGNLVQVKVQKDRADAITLLSLDSPEIERVQGIISRITKDRIVLSQNGQLTEYLLSPDTVYIDKGDFSRVLSKNDFYEGMKVLAGTVCGYLQYLSTTYDEKSEDIVSGILHEVDSNLGYLEIYNQQGEKKSYRFSKKLGLKVKKDGQNSSLDSLLPGDVVFLYFNGDFVRTVTASSNLQQKVAKIENVVRNLTSGLPQKIIVNIDGRIYGPYEINSDVEVIKNGIPAALKDIMPGQYVKLTGSFFGNSAYIRRIEISGNEYVKNIYIAKGTVNGNVLYLSDIQILRNNAFEPLYTWLSFQIPSDLKFILDGSSLAPLSKLQNLPVVVVTKERFSQEVLDTIVAISRGSFTKIQGEVSMTSSNSVVISGNRYSIGNKTYTVANGLLIPASFKVGDEIIGIASQGSLILAKQQEGISKPIFVRGQVQDISELEYITVKDYVYLDGQRGWQYVPSKLTLFYDTQTVLCDVYGLSSPKEILNLKNKSVYIIHNGKYANVIIDTSFGGYIVTGVVGKDMKILNAQYNDMMTQTWNRIDKSFVLDTTQTILLDANGNLRSEALQFGDRVLLLVPQNSFDLSKSSMSPAVVLVNY
- a CDS encoding S-layer homology domain-containing protein, producing the protein MLKRFLITVVLVLSIAFIISWQVVFCEEGYLGYEGGISAYKDPDPKKTKIEYHEYTFITGKPILLFGTVDAKIKRAANNETLSYNYDLRDSSGKISVKRTVSLKGTLTKLQNGSITKEYTVGGYKETITVDSATYNLQSYSFSKSTAVDANPAVSFFQGQWTLEKIYDKGLKITIEGKNYGYDGYWGSGEFQKITQRIETSSWFANINYNIALVQKTILEFQQNNLPSSIPGTYVLKSKVEGNFIAMYDLPTFTKTGEVLTIRQRGKVEKNVEKNPVIKMAIAPTLPKVKGYEYEDAVNTCFAFGGFDSALDFNPTEYITRAQFAKLLMDSLNIYSNYYNPRTVQKKSIYKDVPLNHKYYGYIYAVTKAGLMRGKSAEYFKPEDYMTRAEAAVVISKVLGFDKKVTQPITQTDYLDDESIPVWAKDAVKVLKDEKIMVGTEDNNFLPQQKLTKGTAANLIYNLINFLRDTLAKRYLDMSLFSSD